A window of the Leishmania mexicana MHOM/GT/2001/U1103 complete genome, chromosome 29 genome harbors these coding sequences:
- a CDS encoding putative 2-hydroxy-3-oxopropionate reductase has product MRVGYIGLGLMGKPMAANILKAGFPVCVWNRTASKCDDLVTAGATACATPAELAAASDVVFTNLSDSSDVMEIVFGTNGVAAGIREGAIFVDNSTIKPSVAQEIARRLWEEKKVRALDAPVSGGDIGARNGTLTVMVGGDAAALETVLPVLLAVGKKVTHIGDCGAGQVCKAANQIMVAAQMVALGEILVFSEKCGVSGSTVIEAIKSGSAQCWALDVKPDRLFAGNREPGFKAALQSKDMGIVMDSAKEFGVPLPSTAVNTQLFQAMVQNGDGDRDNSAVVSVLERMANVHISEVKKE; this is encoded by the coding sequence ATGCGCGTCGGGTACATTGGTCTGGGGCTCATGGGCAAGCCCATGGCCGCCAACATCCTCAAGGCGGGCTttcccgtgtgtgtgtggaacCGCACAGCCTCCAAGTGCGACGACCTCGTCACGGCTggcgccacggcgtgcgcgacgccggcggagctggcggcggcctctGACGTCGTCTTCACAAACCTCTCGGACTCCTCTGACGTGATGGAGATCGTGTTCGGCACCAACGGCGTGGCAGCCGGCATTCGTGAGGGGGCCATCTTCGTGGACAACAGCACCATCAAGCCCTCTGTCGCGCAGGAGATCGCGCGACGGCTGTGGGAGGAGAAAAAAGTGCGTGCACTGGATGCACCGGTCTCTGGCGGCGACATTGGAGCGCGCAACGGCACCTTGACCGTCATGGtcggcggtgacgctgctgcgcttgaGACTGTTTTGCCTGTGCTGCTCGCAGTGGGTAAGAAGGTGACCCACATTGGCGACTGCGGGGCGGGGCAGGTGTGCAAGGCGGCAAACCAGATCATGGTGGCTGCCCAGATGGTCGCGCTTGGCGAGATCCTTGTCTTCTCTGAGAAGTGCGGCGTGTCGGGGTCGACAGTTATCGAGGCGATCAAGAGTGGTTCGGCACAGTGCTGGGCACTCGATGTGAAGCCGGACCGCCTCTTTGCCGGCAACCGCGAGCCCGGTTTCAAGGCTGCCCTGCAGAGCAAGGACATGGGCATCGTGATGGACTCGGCCAAGGAGTTTGGCGTCCCGCtgccctccaccgccgtcaaTACGCAGCTCTTCCAGGCGATGGTTCAGAACGGCGATGGAGACCGCGACAACTCCGCTGTCGTCAGCGTGCTCGAACGCATGGCCAACGTCCACATCTCGGAGGTGAAGAAGGAATAG